The following are encoded together in the Vicingaceae bacterium genome:
- a CDS encoding membrane protein, with amino-acid sequence MRGRFRYIAFLVLLLCLFEKVEGQQTVVFGKVIDKSTGEPLPFVNIYFKNSKIGTTSDMEGNYYIETYYATDSLVASFIGYIPQSKKVKKDVRQQINFELEPGAIQMEEFVVKYTGNPAEEILERVIENKPANNREKYETYQYEVYNKVEFDLNNIPQELKEKKIFKQISFIFDNIDSSEKKPYLPIFISEAISQYYYRKNPKTQREYIKATKVSGIKNESINQFLGDMYQNVNIYDNYLNIFGKNFVSPVADGGLRFYKYYLTDSSWIDGLWCYKIEFKPRYRMSPVFEGEMWIHDTTYAVKSVKAYMNKNANINFINEFYVEQEYVFLEKKYWMLKKDRLIVDFQITSNDKVMGMYGRKTTSYKNILVNRPIPDQIFGGVDDIIVEPDADKKDEKFWDRQRHEQLSEQEKAIYDMVDSLKNVPIVRSTIEIVSMILTGYKEWGKFEIGQYFTFISYNRVENWRFKFGGRTSNQFSRWIEFSGYGAYGTGDNEWKYMGGMRVRLSKNPFRVMGVSYKKDLEQLGQSPNAFQVDNILASFLRRSPNIKLTMVNELKYYFENEWFQGFTTTLFFRNRILSPRGILSYEKYASDQSIVSVNSITNTDVSLYLRFAYKEKYVSGEFTRMSLGSKYPVLEAQITRGLKNILSGQYDYWRFDIGLKDEWRIGVLGNTEWRIGVGQILGKLPYPLLELHQGNETYFYDPMAFNLMNYFEFASDRWASLMITHHFQGYFFNHIPLLRRLKWREVATFKGVIGSRRQDHMQELIIPSNMFTLEHPYMEASIGVENIFRLFRIDALWRMTHLNNPNIAKFNIRTTFEIGF; translated from the coding sequence ATGAGAGGACGTTTTAGGTACATAGCATTCTTGGTTTTATTATTATGTTTATTTGAAAAAGTTGAAGGACAACAAACAGTTGTTTTTGGAAAAGTGATCGATAAGTCCACGGGAGAACCCTTACCGTTTGTCAATATCTATTTTAAAAATTCCAAGATTGGCACCACTTCCGATATGGAAGGAAATTATTACATCGAAACCTATTATGCCACAGATAGTCTGGTGGCATCTTTCATAGGTTATATCCCCCAAAGCAAGAAAGTAAAAAAAGATGTCAGACAGCAAATTAATTTCGAATTAGAACCCGGGGCCATACAAATGGAAGAGTTTGTAGTGAAATATACAGGCAATCCGGCCGAAGAAATACTGGAAAGGGTGATTGAAAATAAACCGGCCAATAACCGTGAAAAATATGAAACGTATCAGTATGAAGTGTACAATAAGGTGGAATTTGACTTAAACAACATCCCACAGGAATTGAAAGAAAAAAAAATATTCAAACAAATATCTTTTATTTTCGATAATATCGATAGCAGTGAAAAAAAACCATATTTACCCATTTTTATTTCTGAAGCCATTTCGCAGTATTATTACCGGAAAAATCCCAAAACTCAAAGAGAATATATCAAAGCCACAAAAGTATCGGGAATTAAAAATGAGAGTATTAATCAATTTCTTGGCGACATGTATCAAAATGTAAATATTTATGATAATTACCTGAATATTTTCGGAAAAAATTTTGTCAGTCCTGTAGCTGACGGAGGGCTGCGGTTCTACAAGTATTATTTGACTGACAGCAGCTGGATAGACGGATTATGGTGTTATAAAATTGAATTTAAGCCACGTTACAGAATGAGTCCCGTATTTGAAGGAGAGATGTGGATACATGATACAACATATGCTGTTAAATCAGTAAAGGCATACATGAATAAAAACGCCAATATCAATTTTATCAATGAGTTTTATGTAGAACAGGAATATGTTTTTTTGGAAAAAAAATATTGGATGCTTAAAAAAGACCGCCTGATTGTGGATTTTCAAATTACATCCAACGATAAAGTAATGGGAATGTATGGACGTAAAACCACTTCATATAAAAATATTTTGGTCAACCGACCGATACCGGACCAGATATTTGGTGGTGTCGACGACATTATTGTTGAACCTGATGCCGATAAAAAAGACGAAAAATTCTGGGACCGGCAACGTCATGAACAGCTCTCTGAACAAGAAAAAGCTATTTATGATATGGTGGATAGCTTAAAGAATGTGCCTATTGTCAGATCAACAATCGAAATAGTCAGTATGATATTGACAGGATATAAAGAGTGGGGGAAATTTGAAATTGGGCAATATTTTACTTTTATTAGTTACAATAGAGTAGAAAATTGGAGGTTTAAATTTGGAGGACGAACAAGCAATCAATTCAGCCGCTGGATTGAATTTTCAGGTTATGGTGCTTATGGCACCGGAGATAATGAGTGGAAATATATGGGAGGCATGAGGGTCCGGCTTTCCAAAAATCCTTTTCGTGTCATGGGCGTTTCATATAAAAAAGATTTGGAACAATTGGGGCAAAGTCCCAATGCTTTTCAGGTAGACAATATCTTAGCATCATTTTTGCGTAGAAGCCCCAATATAAAATTGACCATGGTCAATGAATTAAAATATTATTTCGAAAATGAATGGTTTCAGGGGTTTACTACTACATTGTTCTTCAGAAACCGGATTTTGTCGCCCAGAGGCATACTTTCATATGAAAAATATGCGTCCGATCAAAGTATAGTTTCTGTTAACAGCATTACAAATACAGATGTTTCTTTATATCTGCGGTTTGCATACAAGGAAAAATATGTGAGCGGGGAATTTACCAGAATGAGTTTAGGTAGTAAATATCCTGTCTTGGAGGCTCAAATTACACGAGGTTTGAAGAATATTCTATCGGGGCAATACGATTATTGGAGATTCGACATAGGATTAAAAGACGAGTGGAGAATAGGTGTTTTGGGCAATACTGAATGGAGGATAGGAGTCGGACAAATATTGGGGAAATTGCCTTACCCGTTGTTGGAACTGCATCAAGGCAATGAAACTTATTTTTATGACCCGATGGCCTTTAACCTTATGAATTATTTTGAATTTGCCAGTGATCGGTGGGCTTCCTTGATGATAACGCACCATTTTCAAGGATATTTTTTTAATCACATTCCGTTGCTTAGACGTCTGAAATGGAGGGAAGTGGCTACTTTTAAAGGAGTTATTGGCTCACGTCGCCAAGACCACATGCAAGAATTAATTATCCCTTCCAATATGTTCACTTTGGAACACCCTTATATGGAAGCGTCTATTGGGGTGGAAAATATTTTTAGATTGTTTAGAATCGATGCTTTATGGAGAATGACTCATTTGAATAATCCGAATATTGCCAAATTTAACATTAGAACAACTTTTGAAATAGGATTTTAA
- a CDS encoding threonine aldolase gives MKFIDLRSDTVTKPSGEMLEFMLKAEVGDDVLGEDPTVRELEKMAADITGKEDALFCPSGTMANQIAIKVWTSSPGEMIVHEYSHVLLYEGGGPAFHSGLTAKTIKGGNGLFDDTAVESLINPDDIHFPPTQLIVVENSCNKGGGSAWPIENVKKIKDLSEKHGLKVHLDGARLFNACIAAGYSARDFCSYVDSVSICLSKGLGAPLGSVLCGNGQFIKSSRRIRKLFGGGMRQAGYMAACGIFALQNNIDRLEQDHKHAYKLAETLQKLKLADEIKPVQTNIILYRPSVESSIWINLLEKFSIGYTRMGEWFRWVTHLNITVEDIQDLKNRLNSIKNEISQKNFA, from the coding sequence ATGAAATTTATAGATTTACGAAGTGACACGGTGACAAAGCCGTCCGGAGAAATGCTGGAATTTATGTTGAAAGCCGAGGTGGGGGATGATGTGTTGGGTGAAGATCCTACGGTAAGAGAGTTGGAAAAGATGGCCGCCGACATCACCGGAAAAGAAGATGCACTTTTTTGTCCATCGGGAACAATGGCCAACCAAATTGCCATAAAAGTATGGACGTCAAGCCCCGGAGAGATGATTGTCCACGAATACAGCCATGTGTTGTTATATGAAGGCGGAGGTCCGGCGTTTCATTCGGGTTTGACTGCCAAAACCATCAAAGGGGGCAATGGGTTGTTTGATGATACTGCAGTAGAATCATTGATCAATCCCGATGATATCCATTTTCCTCCAACCCAATTGATTGTTGTGGAAAATTCGTGTAATAAAGGAGGAGGAAGTGCTTGGCCTATTGAAAACGTAAAAAAAATAAAAGATTTATCCGAAAAGCATGGGTTAAAAGTGCATTTAGACGGTGCTCGATTATTCAATGCATGTATAGCAGCAGGTTATAGTGCCCGGGATTTTTGTTCTTACGTCGATTCGGTGAGCATTTGTTTGTCGAAAGGACTGGGTGCTCCTCTTGGAAGCGTATTATGTGGAAATGGGCAATTCATCAAATCTTCGCGTAGAATCAGAAAACTTTTTGGTGGAGGGATGAGACAGGCAGGATATATGGCTGCCTGCGGCATTTTTGCCTTGCAAAACAATATTGATCGTTTGGAACAAGACCACAAACATGCATACAAGTTGGCAGAAACGTTGCAAAAGCTTAAATTGGCCGATGAGATAAAACCCGTGCAAACAAATATTATTTTATATCGCCCTTCTGTAGAGTCATCAATTTGGATAAATTTGTTGGAAAAATTCTCCATTGGTTATACCCGTATGGGTGAATGGTTCAGATGGGTGACGCATTTAAATATTACCGTTGAGGATATTCAGGACTTAAAAAATAGATTAAATTCCATAAAAAATGAAATTTCCCAAAAAAATTTTGCTTAA
- a CDS encoding alkyl hydroperoxide reductase AhpD, with translation MHPDVEKFNDYRKRMNDRILQENNLLLKRFFALDKIAYETGALDVKTKELLGLVASLVLRCDDCVKYHLERCFLEKTTDEEIFEVLAIANLVGGSIVIPHTRRAVEYWDALKIHYRENS, from the coding sequence ATGCATCCCGATGTAGAGAAATTTAATGACTACCGCAAGAGAATGAACGACAGGATATTGCAAGAAAACAATCTTTTGTTAAAACGTTTTTTTGCTTTGGATAAAATTGCATATGAAACCGGAGCGCTGGACGTAAAGACAAAAGAGTTGCTTGGTCTGGTTGCTTCTCTTGTGTTGCGTTGTGACGATTGTGTAAAGTATCATTTGGAACGCTGTTTTTTGGAAAAAACTACGGACGAAGAAATTTTTGAAGTGTTGGCAATAGCCAATCTCGTTGGTGGAAGTATAGTTATACCACATACACGCAGAGCTGTTGAGTATTGGGATGCATTGAAAATTCACTACCGTGAAAATTCATGA
- the lptB gene encoding ABC transporter ATP-binding protein gives MEYQSILRSENLLKKYKSRTVVNNVSVEVRQGEIVGLLGPNGAGKTTTFYMIVGLIKPNAGKIFLDNQDITDLPMYKRARRGIGYLAQEASIFRKLSVEDNIMAVLEMTLKDKHQQKDRLEELLEEFGLKHVRTNRGDLLSGGERRRTEIARSLASNPKFILLDEPFAGVDPIAVEDIQEIVATLKTKNIGILITDHNVHETLSITDRAYLLFEGKILKHGTAEDLANDEQVRKVYLGKNFELRKPGKTTTEN, from the coding sequence ATGGAATATCAAAGTATTTTAAGGTCTGAAAATTTGCTCAAAAAATATAAATCACGCACTGTCGTCAACAATGTTTCGGTAGAAGTACGTCAGGGAGAAATAGTTGGTTTATTGGGGCCAAATGGAGCCGGTAAAACCACAACTTTTTATATGATAGTGGGACTGATAAAACCCAATGCAGGGAAAATCTTTCTGGATAATCAAGATATTACAGATTTGCCCATGTATAAAAGAGCCCGGAGAGGCATAGGTTATCTTGCCCAGGAAGCATCCATTTTCAGAAAATTGTCGGTCGAAGACAACATCATGGCAGTATTGGAAATGACTTTGAAAGACAAACATCAACAGAAAGACAGATTGGAAGAATTACTTGAAGAATTTGGATTGAAACACGTTAGAACAAACCGTGGGGATTTATTGTCAGGGGGAGAACGTCGAAGGACAGAAATTGCCAGATCGTTGGCTTCCAATCCAAAATTTATTTTATTGGATGAACCATTTGCCGGTGTAGATCCCATTGCGGTGGAAGATATACAAGAAATTGTGGCAACATTAAAAACGAAAAATATAGGAATATTGATAACAGATCATAATGTGCATGAAACTTTGTCGATAACAGACAGGGCGTATTTGTTGTTTGAAGGAAAAATTTTAAAACATGGCACAGCTGAAGATTTGGCAAATGATGAACAAGTCAGAAAAGTATATTTAGGTAAAAACTTTGAATTGCGTAAGCCGGGAAAAACCACTACAGAGAATTAA
- the aroB gene encoding 3-dehydroquinate synthase — protein MELAKEHNVFIGKEVFEFFEKYFLDARNYSDCVILTDVNVAEKCLPLLYENVPVTENVPVIVLPDGEENKNIQTCIHIWNTWLEHEYDRNVLVVVLGGGMVCDLGAFCASVYKRGVDYVLFPTTLMAQCDAAIGGKNGVNFKHYKNQLGTYQLPEAVFIYPEFLRTLSKRQMINGFAEMIKHALIQDPGYWHFLQTMPLGEFEKLQQAILFSVKIKQKIVSGDFLDRGMRQALNFGHTVGHALETLAIEKKADIYHGEAVAAGMIMELYFSYKFCGLEWDTLNEVAVFIAQLYPFIELDENDLIRLFEIIKKDKKNNNGQIRLSLIEAIGFPVTGVNIKDFELFVEAYAYYLNVYGK, from the coding sequence ATGGAACTCGCAAAAGAACATAACGTATTCATTGGCAAGGAAGTATTTGAGTTTTTCGAAAAATATTTTCTCGATGCCCGTAATTATTCGGATTGTGTAATCCTGACAGATGTAAATGTTGCCGAAAAGTGTTTGCCATTGCTTTACGAAAATGTTCCTGTTACTGAAAATGTCCCTGTGATTGTATTGCCCGACGGAGAAGAAAATAAAAATATCCAAACCTGCATACATATATGGAATACATGGCTGGAACACGAATACGACAGGAATGTGTTAGTGGTGGTTTTGGGAGGGGGGATGGTATGTGATTTAGGGGCATTTTGTGCATCGGTCTACAAAAGAGGAGTGGATTATGTGCTTTTTCCAACTACACTGATGGCCCAATGTGATGCTGCGATTGGTGGAAAAAATGGTGTGAATTTCAAGCATTATAAAAATCAGTTGGGGACATATCAATTGCCCGAAGCTGTATTTATTTATCCTGAATTTTTAAGGACTCTTTCTAAACGCCAAATGATCAATGGCTTTGCAGAAATGATCAAACATGCGCTGATACAAGATCCCGGATATTGGCATTTTCTTCAAACTATGCCATTGGGGGAATTTGAAAAGCTACAACAAGCTATTTTATTCTCTGTGAAAATAAAACAAAAAATTGTCTCGGGCGACTTTCTCGACAGAGGCATGCGTCAAGCATTGAATTTTGGTCATACTGTCGGACATGCTTTAGAAACTTTAGCTATTGAAAAAAAAGCAGACATTTATCATGGAGAAGCAGTAGCAGCTGGGATGATCATGGAGTTGTATTTTTCTTACAAATTTTGTGGATTGGAGTGGGACACTCTCAATGAAGTTGCTGTATTTATTGCCCAATTGTATCCTTTTATCGAACTCGATGAAAATGATTTGATCCGCTTGTTTGAAATTATCAAAAAAGATAAAAAAAATAATAACGGTCAAATACGATTATCGCTCATAGAAGCCATTGGTTTTCCTGTAACTGGAGTTAATATCAAAGATTTTGAATTGTTTGTAGAGGCCTATGCATATTATTTAAATGTTTATGGAAAGTAA
- the tatC gene encoding Sec-independent protein translocase protein TatC: protein MHTFSFMADSNQQSFLSHLQALRKHLIRSIVAVLALSITAFIYKDIVFDLIILGPTRQDFWTYEMFCRLSNLLGLGDALCIGKTIDFKLVNITMSGQFTMHLFISLIAGVVAGFPYVFWEFWRFVKEGLTPEEIKFAQGIVFWGSVLFLLGILFGYYVITPLSVQFLANYRVSEMVENTISLQSYISSVAWITLSCGIVFLLPMFVYFLSKIGLVNASFLKHYRKHAIVVILVIAAIITPPDVTSQILVSLPLFLLYEISILIAKKVNS, encoded by the coding sequence TTGCATACATTTTCATTTATGGCAGACAGCAATCAACAATCATTTCTAAGTCATCTGCAAGCCCTGCGCAAGCATCTGATACGGTCTATTGTGGCCGTATTGGCCTTGTCTATCACTGCTTTTATATACAAAGACATTGTTTTCGATTTGATCATACTGGGGCCTACCCGGCAAGATTTTTGGACCTATGAAATGTTTTGCCGTTTATCAAATTTATTGGGACTGGGTGATGCTTTGTGCATCGGAAAAACCATTGATTTTAAATTGGTCAACATCACCATGTCGGGGCAATTTACCATGCATTTGTTTATTTCATTGATAGCGGGTGTTGTGGCAGGTTTTCCATATGTTTTCTGGGAGTTTTGGAGGTTTGTTAAAGAAGGCCTTACACCTGAAGAGATAAAATTTGCCCAAGGAATAGTTTTTTGGGGTTCTGTTCTTTTCTTGTTGGGGATATTATTCGGTTATTATGTAATCACACCTTTGTCTGTGCAATTTCTTGCAAATTACAGAGTAAGTGAAATGGTAGAGAATACAATTTCTTTACAATCATACATATCATCTGTGGCGTGGATCACCTTGTCATGCGGAATTGTTTTTTTATTACCTATGTTTGTATACTTTCTGAGTAAGATTGGTTTGGTCAATGCGTCTTTTTTAAAGCATTACAGAAAACACGCCATTGTGGTTATACTGGTTATTGCTGCAATTATCACTCCACCGGACGTAACCAGCCAAATTTTGGTATCTTTACCATTGTTTTTATTGTATGAAATCAGTATTTTGATTGCCAAAAAAGTAAATTCATAA